CTGACTGGATTCTTGGCCTTGGTGGGTCTTCGCACGACTACTCAGCTGCCCTCATGCACGGCAACGACATCATTGTTGCTATCGAAGAGGAACGTATCTCTCGGGTTAAGTACGGCCTCGGTAACGGCTTCCAAAACCCTATCCGGGGAGCCATTCAGTATTGCTTGGATTACGCCGGAATCGGACTAGACGATATTCATTCAGTTGTCTCAAGCGATTTGCTCCCGCATCGGGTCCGCTCAATGTTCGCGGCGGATCAGTTAACCCTCTACCCTCACCACCTTTCTCACGCGGCATCCGCGTGGCTCCTGACTTCGCCAGGAGAAGAAGGAGGCGTCATCGTCTATGACGGGCTTGGGTCGGTCGCCGAACATCCGGGCCCGGATATGCGCGCCAAGCGTGAGACATTCACGTTCTATGCAGTGTCCTCGCTAGGCGATTTCACCCGTGTTGGTGGGACGTACGGCGAAGGATTTGTCGAACACACAATGTTTCCAATGGGCTACACCAATTCGGTAGGACAGATTTACGAGATCGTCAATGCAGCTGTTGGGTTCGCCGGCCTCGAGTCAGGCAAAACGATGGGGCTAGCAGGCTGGGGTAGTCCTCAGTACTTGGATGAATTTGCTAAGCATGCCCGGATTGGAGACTCGCTGGACTCGCTCTTCCAATTCAGCCCCTTCGATGGCTTCCTAGAAGAGCTTCAAGCAATCAAAGACCGCGATGGTGACACCTTCGCCACTCATGCGGATCTGGCAGCGACGGTTCAGACGATTCTCGAGAGGGTGCTGCTGCGCGGGTACGAGCTCCTTCGCGACGAGGCCCCCACTGGAACGCTAGCAATTGCCGGCGGTTGTGGGCTCAACACGGTTGCCAACGGAGTTCTTGCCGCACGGGCAGCAGCCGACGGGAGGAAAGTGCTTATCCCACCTCACTCCGGCGATGCCGGTCTTTCATTTGGCGCCCTTTATCTCTTCGCAAAGGAACGTGATGCCGAAGTTCAGGTCACCTTCCGAGGTAAAGCAGTCGATGATCGGGTCGCTCGGCCGTCCAAAACGTACGCTGCAGATGCGGGCCGCGCAGAAGTACGAATGTTCTACCCGGATCTTCTTGTTGAGCCGAGCCTGATGAGTCCTGAACAACTGGCTGCCCGTTTGGCAGATGGGGAAATCATTGCCGTATTCGAGGGGTCATCCGAATTCGGACCGCGCGCCCTTGGCGGCCGCTCAATTCTGGCCGACCCGCGCAAAAGCATGGTCAGGGAGCGGATTAACCGTCAAATCAAATATCGGGAGCCTTTCCGCCCCATAGCTCCTCTCATCCTGGATAGTGAATTTAGCGATTACTTCGAGCCGTCGAGTGCAGCGGACCCTTTCATGCTGAAAGTCGCGCAGGCAACTGAACTCTGCAAGACATCAGCTCCTGCTGTAGTTCATATTGACGGCGGCTCGCGAGTTCAAACGGTGCCCTCAGAAGGAGACAGCTTTCTTACAAGAACGCTTCGCGAGTTCTTTGCCATCACAGGGGTGCCGATCCTGGTAAACACGTCGTTCAACAGGCGCGGTGAGCCCATTGTCGAGACTCCTCTCCAGGCGCTCCGTGCCCTCCATGAAATGCCTCTCGACGGCCTCTGGCTGGAAGGCCATTTCGTAACCCGCGTTCCATCGCACTTTCCCCCCGCTGTCAGATGAATGTCGCGTCTCGTGTGATCCCTACGGACGCAGGGCGAAAAGTAGAAATTCTGGCGGGTGTTGACGCGCGAAATCTCATCGTGCGTAAAACCGCAGAAGAAGGGGCGGACGCCTCCCCTTTGCTGGAACAGGCGAGACACCTGCACTACATGCATGACACTCACAATCTGCGCATGTACCCAGAGGTCATTCGGACCTTCGACACTGGCTTTGACATGACTTTTGTGCGCGGTGAAACGTTGTCCTCGTACCTCGATAAATCCAGTCATGGGGACGACGCCATTGCCAATGCTGTTGACGCATTATTCGATCTTGCTCTCACGCTACGGAAGCCGTGGCACCAGGAGGCCGAGCATAGAATCAACTTCCTTCGCGCAGAAGCACTGGAGCGGCAGGGCCGGTTTAAGCGAGCCATCGCCAAGACACACCTATCCTTGAAACCTTCGACGCGTTCTCTCGTTTCGCTGCTCGATCAGGTCGTAGCGGACTCCTCGAACTGGGTCTCGCGTGCCATCGACAGCCAAAATGTGGATCAACGGGCCAGACTTTCAATAGCCGTTCACGGTGATTTTGTGCCTTCAAACGTCATTCTCCATGGGCCAGAAACGACGTTTCTAGACGTGCGTGGGGTCTGGTATCAAGGGGTCCCTTTATGGGATCCAATCATGGATCTGGCATCTTTCTGTGTCTTTGCAGAGTCGATTTGGCCAGCTCTGGCGGACTCTGGATTTGCCACGCCCATGCGTCATCCCTTTAAGGAGGGCGAAGTTTTGACGGCCGCCTTAAAATCCATCGCGCTCCAAGCATGGCTTCGAAACGACCCGCATTGGCGGGCGCGGTTCGACGTTTACCGGGGCTTCCGCGTCCTAGGCAATATTGCAAACCATCTCACCACCACTCGCCAAGACGGATTTGACCACGCGGTAGCTGTGCTGGGCCCCTACCTATCAATCTCCAAGAGGATTGCTGCTCATGCCACCTGATGTTCGGAATCGGTCGCTTGTCTTCGATTTTGACGGCACTTTGGCGTACCCGAAAGCTCCAATTGGTAAGGACATCTCCGATCGGTTTGGCCTGATTCTTTCCGTCGGAAGAACGTGCATGGGAATCATCACGAGCGCGCCCGCGAAAGACCTTCGGAAACGCATCCCGTCGGTTTTATGGACGTTTGCATCTTCCGATAATCTGATTCTTTTGCCCGACGGGGGAACTTCTCGGATTCCGGAGGGGCATCCCTCGCCCGAGCCCCCCGGACCATCTGCTAGCTCCGTTGATTCCCTAACGGCCCTCGCTAAGTCGGTTGCCCGCGAGCTCGGCCTTCCAAACCCGATGCGCTCGATGTCCGGAAGTCAGGTTCTCGTGTCCTTCACATCCGAGACCGCGGCGCAACAATCGCGCGAGGGCCAAGCACGCGACGCATATTTTCTTCTTGCAGGCCGGGCCAACCTTGGAGTTAACGTCTACCGGGCGGGACAGCGGTCGGTCTCTGTCGTAGCCGACAATTGGAATAAATTGCGAGCGTTGGAATGGCTGGCGACGAGATGGGGCATTGCCCTTGAAGACCTGACCTATATGGGTGATGACTTCGGGCCTGGAGGTAACGACGAGCCCATCCGCAACTCCGCAGCGCATGTTGTGTCGGTCGAGACACCCCAAGAAACGTTCCTCCACGTCGACGCCCTGATGAAAGAAGAAGACCTATGAATGAAGCTCGCTGGGACCGGCTGGAGGCGACCAGGGCGTACGCAGGTCGCGTGAAGTTGACCGACTACCTCGTTCGCCTGCCCAGCGGCGAGTTGGGCCATTACGAAGTTGACGAGAGCATGCCCTTCGCCGTGGCCGTGCTGATCGAGCAAGACGATGAAATACTTTTGACCCGCCAGTACCGCTTCCCTCTAAACGCCTGGATTTTTGACTTACCGGGAGGTGCCGGCGAGGAAGGAGAACTTCCTGAGATTGCCGCGCGCCGTGAAGTGCAGGAAGAGCTCGGACTAAGCATTGATTCCATAGTGGCCCTTCAACACTTCTTCCCTAATCCTGGACGGTCAGCTTGGCCGGTTTATTTGTTTCTCGCCAAAGTCGCGGAGGAAGGCCTGGCTGCTCTAGACGACCCTTGGGAACGAGTAGCAGGTCGGCGCGTTAAGAAGTCCCATGTCAGGGAAATGATCGCGGCGGGCGAGCTTGTTGATCCGTCTCTTCTCATAGCTTGGCAGAGCGCTACGGCGAAGGGCCTTCTCGGTGTTTAGCGACAGAGCCCCGACCGCCCAGAGAAACAACTCTCTTCTCTTCGGCGCGGTCATGGTTGATGCCGTAGGAGTTGGCTTCTTCCTCCCGATCTCTCTCCTAGTGCTCATTCGACATAATGGACTCGACTCGGTCGACGCAGGTGCCGCAGTAACCGTCGGGGCGCTCGTGGCCATCTGTACGATTCCGAGCGCGGGCCAGCTGGTGGGTCGACTCGGGCCGCGTCGCGGGCTACAGACCAGCAATTTACTTTCTGCAGTAGGAGCTGGCCTCTATCTGGTTGCCTATTCGTCCCCCTTGGCAGCGGTAGCGAGTTTTGTCGGAATGTTCGGTGACAAGGTATATGGCGCCGCGTGGCCGGCGCTTGTTGCCTCGATGTTCGGCCGCGACAGGGTTGGGAGCTGGCTGGCGACGGCGAATGCTGTTCGTACAGGCGCCGTGGCAATCGGTTCGATCGCTGCGACTGTGCTTTTGGCCAGCGGTTCAACGCGCGCACTGACTTGGGCAGTGGTAGCCAATATCGCAAGCAAGACGCTCTCTATGCTGGCTGTCGCATGGCTGAGATCCGAGAAGTGGGCTCCATTGGAGAAAACTTCTTTCAAGGATGTACTTGAACCTTTGGCAAACCGTTCATTTATGCGTCTCCTGACAGGGCAGACACTCTTATCAGTTGCTTGGGCGGTGACGCCTGTAGTCTTTCCGCTCCTGCTCGTGGCCGGCCTCGGATTACCCGTTTACTGGGCCACAGTTGTGCTCGCCGTGCGTTATGGCGTGATCGCTCTCCTGCAAATCCCTATCAGAAAAGCGACCAATAGCTGGTCAGATTCAACCGTCATGGGAACGACGTACGTCCTAGTCCTTGCCTCTCTCATCCTCTGCTCCGTGATGCTGTCTTCTCGTAGCCACAATTTCGCAGTGACGGGATCGGCGGCTCTCATCGCAGTGGTCGGTATAGC
This window of the Arthrobacter sp. StoSoilB5 genome carries:
- a CDS encoding carbamoyltransferase C-terminal domain-containing protein, whose protein sequence is MADWILGLGGSSHDYSAALMHGNDIIVAIEEERISRVKYGLGNGFQNPIRGAIQYCLDYAGIGLDDIHSVVSSDLLPHRVRSMFAADQLTLYPHHLSHAASAWLLTSPGEEGGVIVYDGLGSVAEHPGPDMRAKRETFTFYAVSSLGDFTRVGGTYGEGFVEHTMFPMGYTNSVGQIYEIVNAAVGFAGLESGKTMGLAGWGSPQYLDEFAKHARIGDSLDSLFQFSPFDGFLEELQAIKDRDGDTFATHADLAATVQTILERVLLRGYELLRDEAPTGTLAIAGGCGLNTVANGVLAARAAADGRKVLIPPHSGDAGLSFGALYLFAKERDAEVQVTFRGKAVDDRVARPSKTYAADAGRAEVRMFYPDLLVEPSLMSPEQLAARLADGEIIAVFEGSSEFGPRALGGRSILADPRKSMVRERINRQIKYREPFRPIAPLILDSEFSDYFEPSSAADPFMLKVAQATELCKTSAPAVVHIDGGSRVQTVPSEGDSFLTRTLREFFAITGVPILVNTSFNRRGEPIVETPLQALRALHEMPLDGLWLEGHFVTRVPSHFPPAVR
- a CDS encoding NUDIX hydrolase, with the translated sequence MNEARWDRLEATRAYAGRVKLTDYLVRLPSGELGHYEVDESMPFAVAVLIEQDDEILLTRQYRFPLNAWIFDLPGGAGEEGELPEIAARREVQEELGLSIDSIVALQHFFPNPGRSAWPVYLFLAKVAEEGLAALDDPWERVAGRRVKKSHVREMIAAGELVDPSLLIAWQSATAKGLLGV
- a CDS encoding MFS transporter, which codes for MVDAVGVGFFLPISLLVLIRHNGLDSVDAGAAVTVGALVAICTIPSAGQLVGRLGPRRGLQTSNLLSAVGAGLYLVAYSSPLAAVASFVGMFGDKVYGAAWPALVASMFGRDRVGSWLATANAVRTGAVAIGSIAATVLLASGSTRALTWAVVANIASKTLSMLAVAWLRSEKWAPLEKTSFKDVLEPLANRSFMRLLTGQTLLSVAWAVTPVVFPLLLVAGLGLPVYWATVVLAVRYGVIALLQIPIRKATNSWSDSTVMGTTYVLVLASLILCSVMLSSRSHNFAVTGSAALIAVVGIALAEILSKPAASQAAVLASPPGREIPFMAVFQLSWTLSYAAAPLLVGVGVETPLFMWVALILLVGAGGFVQLIPQLKEWHAKLR